A single region of the Paraburkholderia sp. SOS3 genome encodes:
- a CDS encoding molybdopterin-dependent oxidoreductase — MALDVTGKIANTTDSAHHVFHFSEAQILALPAHSITTSTSWTPKSTFTGPLLADILKKVGAFGKRIEVHTYDDYTYTVPVSDTDRYGVIVAYSMNGQRLRIRDFGPLFLIYPRDAYPAELTGAATDAKFVWQIKALIIK; from the coding sequence ATGGCGCTCGACGTGACAGGCAAGATTGCGAACACGACGGACAGCGCGCATCACGTGTTTCATTTTTCGGAAGCGCAGATTCTCGCACTGCCCGCGCACTCGATTACGACTTCCACCTCCTGGACGCCGAAATCGACCTTCACGGGCCCGCTGCTCGCGGATATCCTGAAAAAGGTGGGCGCGTTCGGCAAGCGCATCGAAGTGCACACATACGACGACTACACCTACACGGTGCCCGTGTCGGACACCGATCGCTACGGCGTGATCGTCGCGTATAGCATGAACGGCCAGCGGCTCAGGATCAGGGATTTCGGACCGCTTTTCCTCATTTATCCGCGTGACGCGTACCCGGCGGAGCTGACCGGCGCGGCCACGGATGCGAAATTCGTATGGCAGATCAAGGCTTTGATCATCAAGTGA
- a CDS encoding hybrid sensor histidine kinase/response regulator — MADQGFDHQVTQGRPTSPASMRRALHPWRRRIVYVLIWLTALAAPTAAIGYLLYATLLSPRVTQLADSYDGVYWDAAQLQIAYARLESQLLQYETGIDGDYAKLRLQYHVLQSKLRVMAGSTRQLAGKAVQSEEQQREIAALAGMLDALGPTLDALPRDPTLAGNIVLELRRHWNEINHLALSRRSSEVATRAALDTDFLAKRRMLFAAVLVLMLLSAAASVQLVVNARRRTKLIRQQRAALEAEHQATRAAREASLAKDAFLGMISHELRTPLHAIVSSIELLGFNFHSEADRKVIRRLESAARQLETQMKDLTDYARLGAGKLELRDEQFEPRELLASVVDESEPAAHARGLAFASGASGVEGLVESDPHRIRQIVTNLVTNAIRYTEKGTVTLHFEQRSDALAIVVSDTGPGVPTAQLPLIFKEFTRLDESRARRFDGAGMGLAIVQGLVDLFGGELAVDSVVGVGTTFTVTIPVKPVEPPAAASLGPRARRRGARPRVLVVDDNQPVRESLCEMVEHMGYEGAAVGGADAAFAWLETQRCELILLDLQMPDKDGYAFIVEFNADEARARGVPVIAVTAYAPELQTHGAAPLFFDCLTKPVHYDVLHAAVHRALAAQGSTAGGAAAVL, encoded by the coding sequence ATGGCAGATCAAGGCTTTGATCATCAAGTGACGCAAGGGCGGCCGACGTCGCCGGCGTCGATGCGCCGCGCGCTGCATCCGTGGCGGCGCCGCATCGTTTATGTGTTGATCTGGCTGACGGCCCTTGCTGCGCCGACCGCGGCGATCGGCTACCTGTTGTACGCGACGCTGCTGAGCCCGCGCGTCACGCAGCTCGCGGATTCATACGACGGCGTCTACTGGGACGCGGCGCAGTTGCAGATTGCCTATGCGCGTCTCGAAAGCCAGTTGCTTCAATACGAAACGGGCATCGACGGCGACTACGCGAAGCTTCGGCTGCAATATCACGTGCTGCAGTCGAAGCTGCGCGTGATGGCCGGCTCGACGCGCCAGCTTGCCGGCAAGGCCGTGCAGTCCGAAGAGCAGCAGCGTGAAATCGCGGCGCTGGCCGGAATGCTCGACGCGCTCGGGCCGACGCTCGACGCACTGCCGCGCGACCCGACGCTGGCCGGCAACATCGTGCTCGAACTGCGTCGCCATTGGAACGAGATCAACCATCTCGCGCTGTCGCGCCGCTCTTCGGAAGTCGCGACCCGCGCGGCGCTCGATACCGATTTCCTCGCGAAGCGGCGCATGCTGTTCGCGGCGGTCCTCGTGCTGATGCTGCTGTCGGCGGCGGCGAGCGTGCAGCTCGTCGTCAACGCCCGGCGGCGCACGAAGCTCATCAGACAGCAGCGCGCCGCGCTCGAAGCCGAGCATCAGGCCACGCGCGCGGCCCGCGAAGCGAGCCTCGCGAAGGACGCGTTTCTCGGCATGATCAGCCACGAGCTGCGCACGCCGCTGCACGCAATCGTATCGTCGATCGAATTGCTCGGCTTCAATTTCCACTCCGAAGCCGATCGCAAGGTCATCCGCCGTCTCGAATCGGCTGCGCGCCAGCTCGAAACGCAGATGAAGGACCTGACCGACTATGCGCGGCTCGGCGCGGGCAAGCTCGAACTGCGCGACGAGCAGTTCGAACCGCGCGAACTGCTCGCGTCGGTCGTCGACGAAAGCGAGCCGGCCGCGCACGCACGCGGCCTTGCATTCGCGAGCGGCGCAAGCGGCGTCGAGGGACTCGTCGAGTCGGACCCGCACCGCATCCGTCAGATCGTCACGAATCTTGTGACGAATGCGATCCGCTACACCGAAAAGGGCACGGTAACGCTGCATTTCGAGCAACGCAGCGACGCGCTCGCGATCGTGGTCAGCGATACCGGGCCCGGCGTGCCGACGGCGCAGCTTCCGTTGATCTTCAAGGAGTTCACGCGGCTCGACGAATCGCGCGCGCGGCGTTTCGACGGCGCGGGCATGGGGCTCGCCATCGTGCAGGGACTCGTCGACCTCTTTGGCGGCGAGCTTGCGGTCGACAGCGTCGTCGGCGTCGGCACGACGTTTACGGTGACGATCCCGGTGAAACCGGTCGAGCCGCCGGCCGCGGCAAGCCTGGGCCCGCGAGCGCGACGGCGCGGCGCGCGCCCGCGCGTACTGGTGGTGGACGACAACCAGCCCGTGCGCGAATCGCTGTGCGAGATGGTCGAGCACATGGGCTACGAAGGCGCGGCGGTCGGCGGCGCGGATGCCGCGTTCGCGTGGCTCGAGACGCAGCGGTGCGAACTGATCCTGCTCGACCTGCAGATGCCGGACAAGGACGGCTATGCGTTCATCGTCGAATTCAACGCCGACGAGGCGCGTGCGCGCGGCGTGCCGGTGATCGCGGTCACCGCTTACGCGCCCGAATTGCAGACGCATGGCGCGGCGCCGCTCTTCTTCGACTGTCTGACGAAGCCCGTGCATTACGACGTGCTGCATGCGGCCGTGCATCGGGCGCTGGCCGCGCAAGGGAGCACGGCGGGCGGCGCGGCCGCGGTTCTGTAA
- a CDS encoding helix-turn-helix domain-containing protein translates to MSNDALSADSLAVAERVRELMSRHGIAKRQQTSELCRILDLSFSQGHRKLRGNSPWTLSQIRKVAEVFDEPAAQLFGAQSLDPGMVGATAQEALFSVGTAEIACTAWVGAPIEPGSRPEFIAWSKQDQWRVVRCDGALYQNAFEVHKIEIYPRRAENDKPLIAVVDDDRASADNLRDYLERNGFAAVALYGLAAFNESLQTQVFDGVVIDWLFGDQTSANAIRAVRASENPDAPIFVLTGELLTGKASESDISEIVRAFDVACYEKPARMAILVADLSKRLRRV, encoded by the coding sequence ATGTCTAACGACGCCCTTTCCGCCGACTCTCTCGCTGTTGCCGAACGCGTGCGCGAACTGATGAGCCGGCACGGCATTGCCAAGCGCCAGCAAACCAGCGAGTTGTGCCGCATCCTGGACCTGAGCTTCTCGCAGGGCCATCGCAAACTGCGCGGCAACAGCCCATGGACGCTCTCCCAGATCAGGAAAGTCGCCGAAGTGTTCGACGAGCCCGCCGCGCAACTGTTCGGCGCGCAGTCGCTCGACCCCGGCATGGTCGGCGCAACGGCACAGGAGGCGCTGTTCAGCGTCGGCACAGCCGAGATCGCCTGCACCGCCTGGGTCGGCGCACCGATCGAGCCGGGCAGCCGGCCCGAATTCATCGCGTGGTCGAAGCAGGACCAGTGGCGCGTCGTGCGCTGCGACGGCGCGCTCTATCAGAACGCGTTCGAAGTCCACAAGATCGAGATCTACCCGCGCCGTGCCGAGAACGACAAGCCGCTGATCGCGGTCGTCGACGACGATCGTGCATCGGCCGACAACCTGCGCGACTATCTCGAACGCAACGGCTTCGCGGCCGTGGCACTGTACGGTCTCGCGGCGTTCAACGAATCGTTGCAGACGCAAGTATTCGACGGCGTCGTGATCGACTGGCTGTTCGGCGATCAGACATCGGCCAACGCGATTCGCGCGGTGCGCGCGTCGGAAAACCCCGACGCGCCGATCTTCGTGCTGACCGGCGAACTGCTGACGGGCAAGGCCAGCGAGTCCGATATCAGCGAGATCGTGCGCGCATTCGACGTTGCGTGCTATGAGAAGCCCGCGCGGATGGCGATTCTGGTGGCCGATCTGTCGAAGCGGCTGCGCCGGGTATAG
- a CDS encoding FadR/GntR family transcriptional regulator, whose product MTLLPPDNPFRPKQIYEQVAERMRADIRNGQFAPESRLPSERDLAARFGVGRPAVREAIGALQNEGLVLTRRNSGTYVCADALQRLATAPGGGAAFGADADFSPTSALDVRLVLEPAIARRAAMHARRDEIAEHYLAQMDSLTDVTDAAQRALWNDSDRLFHRQLAIMTGDALFVKIADEVAKAMNQPLWKRLKDDAIYDIGRIRLYVSEHRLIYEAIVNGDGDAAAFYVEQHIMRVRRDIAPK is encoded by the coding sequence ATGACATTGCTGCCGCCCGATAACCCGTTTCGTCCCAAACAGATCTACGAACAGGTCGCCGAACGGATGCGCGCCGATATCCGCAACGGGCAGTTCGCGCCGGAGTCGCGTCTGCCGTCCGAGCGCGATCTCGCGGCGCGCTTCGGCGTCGGGCGGCCCGCCGTGCGCGAGGCCATCGGCGCATTGCAGAACGAAGGGCTCGTGCTGACGCGGCGCAATTCCGGCACCTATGTGTGCGCCGATGCGCTGCAGCGGCTCGCCACGGCCCCGGGCGGCGGCGCGGCGTTCGGCGCCGATGCCGACTTCAGCCCGACCTCGGCGCTCGACGTGCGTCTCGTGCTCGAACCCGCTATTGCAAGGCGCGCGGCCATGCACGCGCGGCGCGACGAGATCGCCGAGCACTATCTCGCGCAGATGGATTCGCTAACCGATGTAACCGACGCCGCGCAACGCGCGCTGTGGAACGACAGCGACCGGCTGTTCCACCGTCAGCTCGCCATCATGACCGGCGACGCGCTGTTCGTGAAGATCGCCGATGAAGTTGCAAAGGCAATGAACCAGCCGCTGTGGAAGCGTCTGAAGGACGACGCGATCTACGACATCGGCCGCATCCGTCTCTATGTGTCCGAACACCGGTTGATCTACGAGGCGATCGTGAACGGAGACGGCGATGCCGCGGCGTTTTACGTCGAGCAGCACATCATGCGTGTGCGTCGCGACATTGCGCCCAAATGA
- the lhpH gene encoding trans-3-hydroxy-L-proline dehydratase, which yields MKLNRVISTVEVHTAGEPFRIVTSGLPKIPGKTIVERRAWLKEHADHLRRALIFEPRGHADMYGGYLTDAVSEGADFGIVFVHNEGYSDHCGHGVIALATAAVSLGWVERTEPETRVGIDAPCGFIEAFVKWDGTHAGSVRFVNVPSFIWERDVTVHTPSFGEVRGDIAFGGAFYFYTSGAPFELAVRESQIDRLIRFGAEVKRAANDAFEVRHPHIPEINHVYGTIIDNAPRHAGSTQANCCVFADREVDRSPTGSGTAGRVAQLYLRGQLKDGETLVNESVIGTIFRGRVLSETKLDRFDAVIPEIEGDAYICGFANWLVDERDPLSYGFLVR from the coding sequence ATGAAATTGAACCGCGTGATCAGCACGGTCGAAGTCCATACCGCGGGTGAGCCGTTTCGCATCGTCACCAGTGGTCTGCCGAAAATTCCGGGTAAAACCATCGTCGAACGGCGTGCCTGGCTCAAGGAGCACGCGGACCATCTGCGCCGCGCGCTGATCTTCGAGCCGCGAGGTCACGCCGATATGTACGGCGGGTATCTGACCGATGCGGTCAGCGAGGGCGCCGACTTTGGCATCGTCTTCGTTCACAACGAGGGATATAGCGATCACTGCGGGCATGGCGTGATCGCGCTGGCCACCGCCGCCGTATCGCTTGGCTGGGTCGAGCGGACCGAACCCGAGACGCGCGTCGGCATCGATGCGCCGTGCGGATTTATCGAAGCGTTCGTCAAATGGGACGGCACGCATGCGGGCAGCGTGCGCTTCGTCAACGTGCCGTCGTTTATCTGGGAGCGCGACGTAACCGTGCATACGCCGAGCTTCGGCGAGGTGCGCGGCGATATCGCGTTCGGCGGGGCGTTCTATTTCTATACGTCGGGTGCGCCGTTCGAACTCGCGGTGCGCGAGTCGCAGATCGACCGGCTGATCCGCTTCGGCGCCGAAGTGAAGCGCGCGGCCAACGACGCGTTCGAGGTCCGGCATCCGCATATTCCCGAAATCAACCACGTGTACGGCACGATCATCGATAACGCGCCGCGCCATGCGGGCTCGACGCAGGCGAACTGCTGCGTGTTCGCGGACCGCGAGGTCGACCGGTCGCCGACGGGCTCGGGCACCGCGGGCCGCGTCGCGCAGCTTTATCTGCGCGGACAGCTGAAGGACGGCGAAACGCTCGTCAACGAATCGGTGATCGGCACGATTTTTCGCGGCCGCGTATTGAGCGAGACCAAGCTCGATCGTTTCGATGCGGTGATTCCCGAGATCGAAGGCGATGCCTATATTTGCGGATTCGCGAACTGGCTTGTCGATGAGCGCGATCCGTTGTCGTATGGGTTTCTCGTGCGCTGA
- the lhpI gene encoding bifunctional Delta(1)-pyrroline-2-carboxylate/Delta(1)-piperideine-2-carboxylate reductase yields MSHSLSTPLFDAAETARLTPYAALVDALAGAVVDYTEKRIASPERLVVPLNDDGVLLSMPATAPDLAIHKLVNVCPRNRERGLPTIHGQVMAIDPDTGETLFILDGPTVTGRRTAAMTMLGVRVLSRAAPRDVLLIGTGTQAANHVEALSELYPEALVRVRGSTPARSHAFCGEQAARLQTQARAQARACRLQPLDETTVPASVDLVITLTTSRTAVYDEAPRAERLVIGVGAFKPDMAELGARTLHGSALFVDDPAGARHEAGDLIQANVDWATVAGIAAALSGSVRDGDGAPRVFKTVGCAAWDLAAGRVARGVLDAG; encoded by the coding sequence ATGTCGCACAGCCTGTCCACACCGCTTTTCGATGCCGCCGAGACCGCGCGGCTCACACCGTATGCGGCGCTGGTCGACGCGCTGGCCGGTGCCGTCGTCGATTACACGGAGAAGCGCATCGCGAGCCCCGAGCGGCTTGTCGTGCCGCTCAACGACGATGGCGTGCTGCTGTCGATGCCGGCCACTGCGCCGGACCTCGCGATCCACAAGCTCGTGAACGTCTGTCCGCGCAACCGCGAGCGCGGGCTGCCGACGATCCACGGCCAGGTGATGGCGATCGACCCCGACACCGGCGAGACGCTGTTCATCCTCGATGGTCCGACGGTAACGGGCCGCCGCACCGCCGCGATGACGATGCTCGGCGTGCGCGTGCTGAGCCGTGCTGCGCCGCGCGATGTGCTGCTGATCGGCACCGGCACGCAGGCGGCCAATCACGTCGAGGCGTTGAGCGAACTGTATCCCGAGGCGCTCGTGCGCGTGCGCGGCAGCACGCCGGCGCGCTCGCATGCGTTCTGCGGCGAACAGGCGGCGAGGTTGCAGACGCAGGCGAGGGCGCAGGCACGCGCGTGCCGCTTGCAGCCGCTCGACGAAACGACGGTGCCCGCTTCGGTCGATCTCGTCATCACGCTGACGACGAGCCGCACGGCCGTCTATGACGAAGCGCCGCGCGCGGAACGGCTCGTGATCGGCGTCGGCGCATTCAAGCCCGATATGGCGGAACTCGGCGCACGGACGCTGCATGGCAGCGCGCTGTTTGTCGACGACCCGGCCGGTGCACGGCATGAGGCGGGGGATTTGATTCAGGCGAACGTGGACTGGGCGACAGTCGCGGGGATCGCCGCCGCGCTGAGCGGCTCGGTGCGTGACGGTGACGGTGCGCCGCGGGTCTTCAAAACGGTCGGCTGCGCGGCGTGGGATCTCGCCGCGGGGCGCGTCGCCCGGGGCGTGCTGGACGCCGGTTAG
- the zwf gene encoding glucose-6-phosphate dehydrogenase — translation MTTSNASATPDLPLDMIIFGGAGDLSARKLLPALFMAHSHGNLPADTRILAIGRRDWTREQYVNFMEEHSKPFIERKALDAAAWDKFLALFDYVRIDVDKADDYARLAESSRPNARRIFYLATSPELFTTICDNLSAHALIDVHSRVVLEKPLGHNLESAQAINNSVGKHFEETQIYRIDHYLGKETVQNLMVLRFGNAIFGPLWQAPYIRSVQITVAETVGVGSRAGFYDQTGAMRDMVQNHLLQLLCIVAMEPPVSLDPDAVRDEKLKVLRSLRPMTAEDIARDTVRGQYTAGAVGGEPVKGYLEEDNVPQGSRAETFVALRAHINNWRWAHVPFFLRTGKRMAKKLSEIVIEFADLPFSIMPNSPCGPRSCGNRLVIQLQPAESIQLQMLAKEPGSGMRTLPVNLNLDLEQAFTGRRAEAYERLLIDVVRGRLTHFMRRDELEAAWAWADPIIEGWKQAGDRPRPYTAGTFGPGASTALVTRENMVWSEES, via the coding sequence ATGACCACTTCCAACGCTTCCGCTACGCCGGATCTCCCGCTCGACATGATCATCTTCGGCGGCGCCGGCGATCTGTCCGCCCGCAAGCTGCTGCCCGCGCTCTTCATGGCGCATTCGCACGGCAATCTGCCCGCCGACACGCGCATTCTCGCGATCGGCCGCCGCGACTGGACGCGCGAACAGTATGTGAACTTCATGGAAGAGCACTCGAAGCCGTTTATCGAACGCAAGGCGCTCGATGCGGCCGCGTGGGACAAATTCCTTGCGCTGTTCGACTATGTGCGCATCGACGTCGACAAGGCCGACGACTATGCGCGTCTTGCCGAGTCGTCGCGACCGAACGCGCGGCGCATCTTCTATCTCGCGACGTCGCCGGAACTGTTCACGACGATCTGCGACAACCTGTCCGCGCATGCGCTGATCGACGTCCATTCGCGCGTCGTGCTCGAAAAGCCGCTTGGCCATAACCTCGAATCGGCGCAGGCGATCAACAACTCGGTCGGCAAGCACTTCGAAGAAACGCAGATCTACCGGATCGACCACTATCTCGGCAAGGAGACCGTGCAGAACCTGATGGTGCTGCGCTTCGGCAATGCGATCTTCGGGCCGCTGTGGCAGGCGCCGTATATCCGCAGCGTGCAGATCACGGTGGCGGAGACGGTCGGCGTCGGCAGCCGGGCCGGCTTCTACGATCAGACCGGCGCGATGCGCGACATGGTGCAGAACCACTTGCTGCAGCTGCTGTGCATCGTCGCGATGGAACCGCCCGTGTCGCTCGATCCCGATGCCGTGCGCGACGAGAAGCTCAAGGTGCTGCGCTCGCTGCGCCCGATGACGGCCGAGGATATTGCGCGCGACACCGTGCGGGGTCAGTACACGGCGGGCGCGGTCGGCGGCGAACCAGTGAAGGGTTATCTCGAAGAAGACAACGTGCCGCAGGGCAGCCGCGCCGAAACCTTCGTCGCATTGCGCGCGCACATCAACAACTGGCGCTGGGCGCATGTGCCGTTCTTCCTGCGCACCGGCAAGCGGATGGCGAAGAAGCTGTCGGAGATCGTCATCGAATTCGCGGATCTGCCGTTCTCGATCATGCCGAACAGCCCGTGCGGTCCGCGCAGCTGCGGCAACCGGCTCGTCATCCAGCTGCAGCCGGCCGAGTCGATCCAGTTGCAGATGCTCGCGAAGGAGCCGGGCAGCGGCATGCGCACGTTGCCGGTCAACCTGAATCTCGATCTCGAGCAGGCGTTCACGGGCCGCCGCGCGGAAGCGTACGAGCGCCTGCTGATCGACGTCGTGCGCGGACGCCTCACGCACTTCATGCGCCGCGACGAACTCGAAGCCGCATGGGCATGGGCCGATCCGATCATCGAAGGCTGGAAGCAGGCCGGCGACCGGCCGCGGCCTTACACGGCGGGCACGTTCGGGCCGGGCGCATCGACTGCGCTGGTGACGCGGGAGAATATGGTCTGGTCGGAAGAGTCTTGA
- a CDS encoding LysR family transcriptional regulator: MIDRIQAMRTFIRIVDTNSFTRAAESLNMPRATATTIMQNLEALLGTALLVRTTRRLSLTPEGAAYYERCAQILADIDEMEASLRQTDANPSGRLRVEMPGAVATALVLPALDDFHARFPNIELSIGVSHRTVDLVGEAVDCSIQLGELPDSGLAARRLGTLEHVTCASPAYLERCGVPATLDDLARHVAVNCTARQSERSASFDFEVDGSPLAVRVDGFVNVNDEQACLTCGLQGLGLIQPARIAAQQWLDAGLLREVLPEWKPVPTAVSIAYVKGRRVSPRVRAFVDWLADLFERTGHVEADMSRVRELMRGGLHTA; this comes from the coding sequence GTGATTGACCGTATTCAGGCTATGCGCACTTTTATCAGGATCGTCGATACGAACAGCTTCACGCGCGCCGCGGAATCGTTGAACATGCCGCGCGCGACGGCGACGACGATCATGCAGAACCTCGAAGCCTTGCTCGGCACCGCGTTGCTGGTCCGCACGACGCGGCGCCTGAGTCTCACGCCGGAAGGCGCGGCGTATTACGAGCGCTGCGCGCAGATTCTCGCGGACATCGACGAAATGGAAGCGAGCCTGCGGCAGACGGACGCGAATCCGAGCGGCCGTCTGCGCGTCGAAATGCCGGGTGCGGTCGCGACCGCGCTCGTGCTGCCTGCGCTCGACGATTTCCACGCTCGCTTTCCGAACATCGAACTGTCGATCGGCGTAAGCCACCGCACGGTGGATCTGGTCGGCGAGGCCGTCGATTGCAGCATCCAGCTGGGCGAGCTGCCCGACTCCGGCCTCGCGGCACGGCGCCTCGGCACGCTCGAGCATGTGACTTGCGCGAGCCCGGCGTATCTCGAACGATGCGGCGTGCCGGCGACGCTCGACGATCTCGCGCGGCACGTCGCGGTGAACTGCACGGCGCGTCAAAGCGAGCGTTCGGCCAGCTTCGATTTCGAAGTGGACGGCAGCCCGCTTGCGGTGAGGGTCGACGGTTTCGTCAACGTCAACGACGAGCAGGCCTGTTTGACCTGCGGCCTGCAAGGCCTCGGACTGATCCAGCCGGCGCGGATCGCGGCGCAGCAGTGGCTCGACGCAGGCTTGTTGCGCGAGGTGCTGCCGGAGTGGAAACCGGTGCCGACCGCCGTCTCGATCGCGTACGTGAAGGGCCGGCGCGTGTCGCCGCGCGTGCGCGCGTTCGTCGACTGGCTCGCGGATCTGTTCGAGCGCACGGGACATGTGGAAGCCGACATGTCGCGCGTGCGCGAATTGATGCGCGGGGGATTGCATACGGCGTGA
- a CDS encoding AraC family transcriptional regulator — MVELFDRLAPTDGFTYSCVNGVKLMRASRPMPRHPVMYEPSIVIVCQGRKRGFLGGQSYVYDAQQYLVLSVPLPFECETEASEEEPFLGIAIDVDLAMVAELLMLLEESRTDTHEAPRSIYSTPLDPALCDAVERLLEALAAPLDARVLAPSIVREICYRVLTGVQGHAIRAALTHQQHFGRIAKALRRIHSDYDRALDVDTLAREAGMSLAVFHAQFKIVTSTSPMQYVKTTRLHQARLLMVQDGVNASVAAARVGYESASQFSREFKRFFGLTPTDEVRRMRGALEAPPASIAPPPRHLVEAR, encoded by the coding sequence ATGGTCGAGTTGTTCGACCGCCTCGCGCCGACCGACGGCTTTACGTATTCGTGCGTCAATGGCGTGAAGCTGATGCGCGCCAGCCGGCCGATGCCGCGCCACCCGGTCATGTACGAGCCGAGCATCGTGATCGTCTGCCAGGGGCGCAAGCGCGGCTTTCTCGGCGGCCAGTCGTATGTGTACGACGCACAGCAGTACCTCGTGCTGTCGGTGCCGCTGCCGTTCGAATGCGAGACCGAGGCGAGCGAAGAGGAGCCGTTCCTCGGGATTGCGATCGATGTCGATCTGGCGATGGTTGCCGAACTGCTGATGCTGCTCGAAGAGAGCCGTACCGACACGCACGAGGCGCCGCGCAGCATCTACTCGACGCCGCTCGACCCGGCGCTGTGCGATGCGGTCGAACGTCTGCTCGAAGCGCTCGCTGCGCCGCTCGACGCGCGCGTGCTTGCGCCATCGATCGTGCGCGAGATCTGCTATCGCGTGCTGACCGGCGTGCAGGGCCATGCCATTCGCGCGGCACTTACGCATCAACAGCACTTCGGGCGCATTGCGAAGGCGCTACGGCGCATTCATAGCGATTACGACCGCGCGCTCGATGTCGACACGCTCGCGCGAGAAGCGGGTATGAGTCTCGCGGTATTCCATGCGCAGTTCAAGATCGTGACGTCGACCTCGCCGATGCAGTACGTGAAGACGACGCGCCTGCATCAGGCACGTCTGCTGATGGTCCAGGACGGCGTCAACGCGAGCGTGGCGGCCGCGCGCGTCGGTTACGAGAGCGCGTCGCAGTTCAGCCGCGAATTCAAGCGCTTCTTCGGCCTTACGCCGACCGACGAAGTGCGGCGCATGCGCGGTGCGCTCGAAGCGCCACCGGCAAGCATCGCGCCGCCGCCGCGGCACCTGGTCGAGGCGCGCTGA
- a CDS encoding putative quinol monooxygenase produces the protein MVKLALYVRLEAKPGKENDVEQFLRGGLPLVEAEPETIAWFGVRLGPSTFAIFDAFNDEAGRNAHLSGKVAAALMEKAGDLLAEPPKIEKIDVLAAKLPH, from the coding sequence ATGGTCAAACTCGCGCTTTACGTCCGTCTCGAAGCCAAGCCCGGCAAGGAAAACGATGTCGAGCAGTTTCTGCGCGGCGGCTTGCCGCTTGTCGAAGCCGAACCGGAAACGATCGCATGGTTCGGCGTGCGGCTAGGCCCGTCGACATTCGCGATTTTCGACGCATTCAACGATGAAGCGGGCCGCAACGCGCATCTGTCAGGCAAGGTCGCGGCCGCGCTAATGGAAAAAGCGGGCGACCTGCTCGCCGAGCCGCCGAAAATCGAAAAGATCGACGTGCTCGCGGCGAAGCTGCCGCACTGA